One window from the genome of Choloepus didactylus isolate mChoDid1 chromosome 2, mChoDid1.pri, whole genome shotgun sequence encodes:
- the SYF2 gene encoding pre-mRNA-splicing factor SYF2 codes for MAAVTQVPVNSTEEEQPLTAAEELAAQKREQRLRKFRELHLKRNEARKLNHQEVMEEDKRLKLPANWEAKKARLEWELREEERKKECAAKGEDYEKVKLLEISAEDAERWERKKKRKNPDLGFSDYAAAQLRQYHRLTKQIKPDMETYERLREKQGEEFFPTSNSLIHGTHVPSTEEIDRMVIDLEKQIEKRDKYSRRRPYNDDADIDYINERNAKFNKKAERFYGKYTAEIKQNLERGTAV; via the exons ATGGCGGCGGTGACTCAG GTACCCGTAAACAGCACCGAGGAGGAGCAGCCCCTCACGGCGGCTGAGGAGCTGGCCGCCCAGAAGCGCGAACAGAGACTGCGCAAATTCCGGGAACTGCACCTGAAGCGG AATGAAGCTCGTAAATTAAATCACCAGGAAGTCATGGAGGAAGATAAAAGACTAAAGTTACCTGCAAATTGGGAAGCCAAAAAAGCTCGTTTGGAATGGGAACTgcgggaagaagaaaggaaaaag gagTGTGCAGCAAAAGGGGAAGACTATGAGAAAGTTAAATTGCTAGAGATCAGTGCAGAAGATGCAGAAagatgggagaggaaaaaaaagaggaaaaacccTGATCTGGGATTTTCAG ATTATGCTGCTGCCCAGTTACGCCAGTATCATCGGTTGACCAAGCAGATTAAACCTGACATGGAAACGTATGAGAGACTGAGAGAAAAGCA GGGAGAAGAGTTTTTCCCAACATCCAACAGTCTTATTCATGGAACACATGTGCCTTCCACTGAGGAAATTGATAGGATGGTCATAGATCTGGAAAAACA AATTGAAAAACGAGACAAATACAGCCGGAGACGTCCTTACAACGACGATGCAGATATCGACTACATTAATGAGAGGAATGCCAAGTTCAATAAGAAGGCTGAAAGATTCTATGGGAAATATACAGCCGAAATTAAACAAAACTTGGAAAGAGGAACAGCTGTCTAA